From one Oscillospiraceae bacterium genomic stretch:
- a CDS encoding helix-turn-helix domain-containing protein: MTNKIFQDMINQFSIPIGRTIGIIDRSGTVIACSDAMKVGDVYEDAVEELIYGQNCVKANGKVLRAINGDSGWEHIVFVDGDDDAAEKYSELLAISIANVKQYYDEKFGKANFIKNVIADNILPGDIFLKARELHLSGDVSRVVMIVRIAQKSEIAAYEVISNLFPDKSKDFVINLNETDIALVKETRAEIESRDLENLAHAIIDTLSTEFFTQAVIGIGTVVNGIRDLARSFKEAQVAMEVGKIFDSGRPVARYDNLGIARLLYQLPRPMCEMFLKEIFPRDTLDSLDSETLFTIDKFFENNLNVSETARKLFVHRNTLVYRLDKIKRATGLDLRELDHAIVFKVALMVRKYLNNTSYATKF; encoded by the coding sequence ATGACCAATAAAATTTTTCAGGACATGATTAATCAATTTTCAATTCCGATCGGACGTACTATCGGCATCATCGACCGCAGCGGCACCGTGATCGCCTGCTCTGACGCGATGAAGGTCGGCGACGTCTATGAGGATGCGGTAGAGGAACTGATTTACGGCCAGAACTGTGTGAAGGCAAACGGCAAAGTGCTGCGCGCCATCAACGGCGACAGCGGCTGGGAACATATCGTTTTTGTCGATGGCGACGATGACGCAGCGGAGAAATACTCCGAACTGCTCGCAATCTCGATCGCCAACGTCAAGCAATATTATGACGAAAAATTCGGCAAGGCCAATTTTATCAAAAACGTGATTGCCGACAATATCCTGCCCGGCGACATCTTCCTTAAAGCGCGGGAACTGCACCTGTCGGGCGACGTCTCGCGTGTCGTGATGATTGTGCGCATCGCCCAAAAGAGCGAAATCGCCGCTTATGAGGTTATCTCCAATCTGTTCCCCGATAAGAGCAAGGACTTTGTCATCAACCTTAACGAGACCGACATCGCTCTCGTCAAGGAGACCCGCGCCGAGATCGAATCGCGCGACCTCGAAAATCTGGCACATGCGATCATTGATACACTCTCCACCGAATTCTTCACCCAAGCCGTCATCGGCATCGGCACCGTCGTCAACGGCATCCGTGATCTGGCGCGCTCTTTTAAAGAGGCACAGGTGGCTATGGAAGTCGGCAAGATCTTCGACAGCGGCAGACCGGTTGCCCGATATGACAATCTGGGCATTGCGCGGCTGCTGTATCAGCTGCCCCGGCCCATGTGCGAGATGTTTTTAAAAGAAATTTTCCCGCGCGACACACTGGATTCGCTGGACTCCGAGACCTTGTTTACCATCGACAAATTTTTTGAAAACAACCTGAACGTCTCCGAGACGGCCAGAAAACTGTTTGTCCACCGCAATACGCTGGTTTACCGGTTGGACAAGATCAAGCGCGCGACGGGACTAGACCTGCGCGAACTCGATCATGCCATCGTCTTTAAAGTGGCCTTGATGGTGCGCAAATACCTGAACAACACCAGCTACGCCACGAAGTTTTAA